A genomic segment from Glycine soja cultivar W05 chromosome 18, ASM419377v2, whole genome shotgun sequence encodes:
- the LOC114395317 gene encoding vesicle transport protein GOT1: MAYEITEIKKIGIGLIGFGLFFTFLGIILFFDRGLLALGNIFSLAGVGILLGWRSTWALFTNRANFKGSASFLLGLFFIFVRWPIVGIILEIYGCVFLFSGFWSSIKVFLYHIPVVGWIIQFISPP, encoded by the exons ATGGCTTACGAGATAACCGAGATAAAGA AGATTGGTATAGGCCTAATTGGTTTCGGCTTATTTTTCACATTTCTTGGCataattcttttctttgacCGTGGTTTGCTTGCTCTGGGAAAT ATTTTTTCCTTGGCAGGGGTTGGCATTTTGCTTGGTTGGCGTTCCACGTGGGCACTTTTCACTAATAGAGCCAACTTTAAG GGTTCTGCATCATTTCTTCTAggtctctttttcatctttgtGAGGTGGCCAATTGTTGGTATAATACTTGAAATATACGGTTGTGTTTTTCTCTTCAG TGGATTTTGGTCATCTATCAAAGTGTTCCTCTACCATATCCCTGTTGTTGGATGGATTATACAGTTTATCTCTC CTCCTTGA